One part of the Malus sylvestris chromosome 2, drMalSylv7.2, whole genome shotgun sequence genome encodes these proteins:
- the LOC126598757 gene encoding uncharacterized protein LOC126598757 has product MTQKGKLFKGQQKRKTIPPNRHGKMTQIRKGKRVIKPSKVTGDMDSDREITKFINHCNEVKAATAANKEGGQLSIVKTPQDSGNNAKQ; this is encoded by the exons ATGACGCAGAAAGGGAAGCTGTTCAAAGGGCAGCAGAAGAGGAAGACGATTCCTCCCAACCGCCATGGAAAAATGACTCAAATTCGCAAAGGCAAGCGAGTAATTAAGCCTTCCAAGGTCACCGGTGACATGGATTCCGATCGG GAGATAACAAAGTTCATAAACCACTGCAATGAGGTGAAGGCGGCCACCGCTGCAAACAAGGAAGGTGGCCAGTTAAGTATAGTCAAAACACCTCAGGACTCCGGTAACAATGCGAAGCAATAG
- the LOC126598619 gene encoding protein PNS1-like isoform X2 yields MGAAEPVEEREREELEEREEIGRKEEEEQGVRDVEQGEMGFEEQAVGAQRNININYGNNNINQNEREGDVHVSMLRRLNPTNPLRIVINSKTRTATPPPPPSRISNIRGGATATPTPSQFSSHTNSPQHSQPRSTPTPQPSITTLNSRKFTNKICLFLFIFHTVAAIGLVGFLLFRGVQGLIESSDNKVKRAEKRVLKFFLPQVEAASFLSITLAFAWQKAVRLWPMFFVHFILWTTFLMSLSAGILLICFQKPPTNGVGVCFIAFAIGNGLYACWITHRIGFCSKILIKSLEPVSKFPDLNQPTYWMLGVGFLWMSLWILAVIGALNFYFPPLIIILLVLSLAWTTEVMRNVANITVSRVISLYYLRGMQSNTQFCFQRALSKNLGSACFGSLFVPAIEALRIVARGLNLLEGEDEFMFSCAHCCLRVMEGIFRYGNGWAFVQTRIAMALPHACVGSYFVCYAENPDNRLFDNTIKDRLALMNSGRDVAVPTPRVPRRSAAR; encoded by the exons ATGGGTGCCGCAGAGCCT gtggaggagagagaaagagaggagcttgaggagagagaggaaattgggaggaaggaggaggaggagcaggGGGTGAGAGATGTTGAGCAAGGGGAGATGGGTTTTGAAGAACAGGCGGTGGGAGCTCAGagaaatattaatattaattatggaaataataatattaatcaGAACGAGAGAGAAGGAGATGTTCATGTGTCAATGCTGCGGAGGCTGAATCCAACAAACCCTTTGAGAATTGTAATAAATAGCAAAACCAGAACTGCAACTCCGCCACCGCCGCCGTCTCGGATCTCTAATATCAGAGGCGGTGCTACTGCTACTCCTACTCCTTCTCAGTTCTCCTCCCACACTAACAGTCCCCAGCATTCTCAGCCTCGTTCTACACCAACCCCAcaa CCATCCATCACAACACTGAATTCCAGGAAATTCACCAACAAGATATGTTTGTTCCTGTTTATTTTTCACACGGTTGCCGCCATTGGGCTAGTCGGTTTTCTTCTTTTCCGGGGAGTTCAGGGGCTGATAGAATCATCAGACAACAAGGTTAAAAGAGCCGAGAAACGAGTGTTGAAGTTTTTTCTACCACAAGTCGAAGCCGCTTCTTTTTTAAGCATTACTCTTGCATTTGCATGGCAAAAGGCAGTGAGGCTATGGCCGATGTTTTTTGTTCACTTCATACTATGGACCACTTTTCTCATGTCTCTATCTGCCGGAATTCTGCTAATTTGCTTCCAAAAGCCTCCCACCAATGGCGTCGGAGTCTGTTTTATTGCCTTCGCAATAGGCAACGGCTTATATGCTTGTTGGATCACACATCGGATTGGATTTTGTAGCAAGATATTGATCAAATCGCTAGAACCAGTATCAAAGTTCCCCGATTTGAATCAACCCACTTATTGGATGCTTGGGGTCGGATTTCTGTGGATGTCCCTGTGGATTCTAGCTGTGATTGGAGCCCTGAATTTCTACTTTCCTCCATTGATCATAATTTTATTGGTCTTGAGCTTAGCTTGGACAACTGAAGTAATGAGGAACGTTGCAAATATAACCGTCAGTAGGGTAATTTCTCTGTATTATCTCAGAGGAATGCAGTCTAATACTCAGTTTTGCTTCCAAAGAGCCTTGAGTAAAAATCTTGGAAGCGCTTGTTTTGGATCTCTCTTTGTTCCTGCAATTGAAGCCCTGAGAATTGTTGCTCGGGGTTTAAATTTACTCGAGGGGGAAGATGAGTTCATGTTTTCTTGTGCACATTGCTGTCTCAGAGTCATGGAGGGCATCTTCCGATATGGCAACGGCTGGGCCTTCGTGCAG ACGAGGATAGCCATGGCACTACCACATGCTTGTGTTGGTAGTTACTTTGTTTGCTACGCAGAGAATCCAGACAACAGATTGTTCGACAACACAATCAAGGATCGCCTCGCTTTGATGAATTCCGGTCGAGATGTAGCCGTTCCCACACCTCGAGTCCCCCGCCGGTCTGCAGCAAGGTAA
- the LOC126598619 gene encoding protein PNS1-like isoform X1 has translation MGAAEPVEEREREELEEREEIGRKEEEEQGVRDVEQGEMGFEEQAVGAQRNININYGNNNINQNEREGDVHVSMLRRLNPTNPLRIVINSKTRTATPPPPPSRISNIRGGATATPTPSQFSSHTNSPQHSQPRSTPTPQPSITTLNSRKFTNKICLFLFIFHTVAAIGLVGFLLFRGVQGLIESSDNKVKRAEKRVLKFFLPQVEAASFLSITLAFAWQKAVRLWPMFFVHFILWTTFLMSLSAGILLICFQKPPTNGVGVCFIAFAIGNGLYACWITHRIGFCSKILIKSLEPVSKFPDLNQPTYWMLGVGFLWMSLWILAVIGALNFYFPPLIIILLVLSLAWTTEVMRNVANITVSRVISLYYLRGMQSNTQFCFQRALSKNLGSACFGSLFVPAIEALRIVARGLNLLEGEDEFMFSCAHCCLRVMEGIFRYGNGWAFVQIAAYGKGFVRASQDTWELFEQQEMEQIVDSDITSSICFLTGVCSGSICVIVVAAWTARVHQSFTAAISLLSFFIGYLMTRIAMALPHACVGSYFVCYAENPDNRLFDNTIKDRLALMNSGRDVAVPTPRVPRRSAAR, from the exons ATGGGTGCCGCAGAGCCT gtggaggagagagaaagagaggagcttgaggagagagaggaaattgggaggaaggaggaggaggagcaggGGGTGAGAGATGTTGAGCAAGGGGAGATGGGTTTTGAAGAACAGGCGGTGGGAGCTCAGagaaatattaatattaattatggaaataataatattaatcaGAACGAGAGAGAAGGAGATGTTCATGTGTCAATGCTGCGGAGGCTGAATCCAACAAACCCTTTGAGAATTGTAATAAATAGCAAAACCAGAACTGCAACTCCGCCACCGCCGCCGTCTCGGATCTCTAATATCAGAGGCGGTGCTACTGCTACTCCTACTCCTTCTCAGTTCTCCTCCCACACTAACAGTCCCCAGCATTCTCAGCCTCGTTCTACACCAACCCCAcaa CCATCCATCACAACACTGAATTCCAGGAAATTCACCAACAAGATATGTTTGTTCCTGTTTATTTTTCACACGGTTGCCGCCATTGGGCTAGTCGGTTTTCTTCTTTTCCGGGGAGTTCAGGGGCTGATAGAATCATCAGACAACAAGGTTAAAAGAGCCGAGAAACGAGTGTTGAAGTTTTTTCTACCACAAGTCGAAGCCGCTTCTTTTTTAAGCATTACTCTTGCATTTGCATGGCAAAAGGCAGTGAGGCTATGGCCGATGTTTTTTGTTCACTTCATACTATGGACCACTTTTCTCATGTCTCTATCTGCCGGAATTCTGCTAATTTGCTTCCAAAAGCCTCCCACCAATGGCGTCGGAGTCTGTTTTATTGCCTTCGCAATAGGCAACGGCTTATATGCTTGTTGGATCACACATCGGATTGGATTTTGTAGCAAGATATTGATCAAATCGCTAGAACCAGTATCAAAGTTCCCCGATTTGAATCAACCCACTTATTGGATGCTTGGGGTCGGATTTCTGTGGATGTCCCTGTGGATTCTAGCTGTGATTGGAGCCCTGAATTTCTACTTTCCTCCATTGATCATAATTTTATTGGTCTTGAGCTTAGCTTGGACAACTGAAGTAATGAGGAACGTTGCAAATATAACCGTCAGTAGGGTAATTTCTCTGTATTATCTCAGAGGAATGCAGTCTAATACTCAGTTTTGCTTCCAAAGAGCCTTGAGTAAAAATCTTGGAAGCGCTTGTTTTGGATCTCTCTTTGTTCCTGCAATTGAAGCCCTGAGAATTGTTGCTCGGGGTTTAAATTTACTCGAGGGGGAAGATGAGTTCATGTTTTCTTGTGCACATTGCTGTCTCAGAGTCATGGAGGGCATCTTCCGATATGGCAACGGCTGGGCCTTCGTGCAG ATAGCAGCCTACGGGAAGGGCTTCGTGAGGGCGTCGCAAGACACTTGGGAGCTCTTTGAACAGCAAGAAATGGAACAAATTGTTGATTCCGACATTACCAGCTCAATCTGCTTCCTAACGGGCGTCTGCAGCGGCTCTATCTGTGTCATAGTTGTGGCGGCTTGGACCGCTAGAGTGCACCAAAGTTTCACAGCCGCCATTTCCCTCCTTTCATTCTTCATTGGATACCTTATG ACGAGGATAGCCATGGCACTACCACATGCTTGTGTTGGTAGTTACTTTGTTTGCTACGCAGAGAATCCAGACAACAGATTGTTCGACAACACAATCAAGGATCGCCTCGCTTTGATGAATTCCGGTCGAGATGTAGCCGTTCCCACACCTCGAGTCCCCCGCCGGTCTGCAGCAAGGTAA
- the LOC126598707 gene encoding N-terminal acetyltransferase A complex catalytic subunit NAA10-like — MVCIRKATIDDLLAMQACNLFCLPENYQMKYYLYHILSWPQLLYVAEDYNGRIVGYVLAKMEEESNECHGHITSLAVLRTHRKLGLATKLMSAAQNAMEQVFAAEYVSLHVRKSNRAAFNLYTGTLGYKIHDVEAKYYADGEDAYDMRKELKGKKVHGHSHGHGHGHGHGHGHGHGHHHHHHHHEGGCCSGEAAKPEKAEAKKVDKGNAKAEAKAA; from the coding sequence ATGGTGTGCATACGCAAGGCCACCATCGACGACCTCCTGGCGATGCAAGCCTGCAACCTCTTCTGCCTCCCTGAGAACTACCAGATGAAGTACTACCTCTACCACATCCTCTCATGGCCGCAGCTCCTATACGTCGCCGAAGACTACAACGGCCGCATCGTCGGCTACGTCCTCGCCAAGATGGAGGAGGAGAGCAACGAGTGCCACGGCCACATCACCTCCCTCGCCGTCCTCCGCACCCACCGCAAACTCGGCCTGGCCACCAAGCTCATGAGCGCCGCCCAGAATGCTATGGAACAGGTGTTCGCGGCGGAGTACGTGTCGCTTCACGTGAGGAAGAGCAATCGGGCGGCGTTCAATTTGTACACGGGGACTTTGGGGTATAAGATTCATGATGTGGAGGCGAAGTACTATGCCGATGGGGAAGATGCGTATGATATGAGGAAGGAGCTCAAGGGTAAGAAGGTGCATGGACATAGTCACGGGCATGGGCATGGTCACGGGCACGGGCACGGGCATGGGCATGGGcatcaccaccatcatcaccatcatgAAGGTGGGTGTTGCTCAGGGGAGGCAGCGAAACCAGAAAAGGCGGAGGCGAAGAAGGTTGATAAAGGGAATGCTAAGGCGGAGGCCAAAGCGGCATGA